Proteins from one Dromiciops gliroides isolate mDroGli1 chromosome 6, mDroGli1.pri, whole genome shotgun sequence genomic window:
- the FABP2 gene encoding fatty acid-binding protein, intestinal: MAFDGTWKVDRSENYDRFMEKMGINVIKRKIASHDNLKITITQTGNKMTVHESSTFRTVDIVFEFGVNFLYSLADGTELNGSWSMEGNKLVGKFKRVDNGNELIAVREIVGDELVQTYTYEGVEAKRIFKRD, translated from the exons ATGGCATTTGATGGGACTTGGAAGGTGGACCGCAGTGAGAACTATGACCGATTCATGGAAAAAATGG GTATCAATGTGATCAAAAGGAAGATAGCATCCCATGACAACCTGAAGATAACAATTACCCAAACAGGAAATAAGATGACTGTCCATGAATCTAGCACCTTCCGAACTGTGGACATTGTGTTTGAGTTTGGAGTCAACTTTTTGTACAGCCTGGCTGATGGAACAGAACTCAAT GGGTCATGGAGCATGGAAGGAAACAAGCTTGTTGGCAAATTCAAACGAGTGGATAATGGAAATGAACTGATCGCAGTTAGAGAAATTGTAGGGGATGAACTGGTCCAG ACCTACACATACGAAGGTGTGGAAGCCAAGAGAATCTTCAAACGAGATTGA